The Lucilia cuprina isolate Lc7/37 chromosome 5, ASM2204524v1, whole genome shotgun sequence genome includes a window with the following:
- the LOC111677172 gene encoding malate dehydrogenase, mitochondrial-like, whose protein sequence is MLRQLSKVLSGNTNKRFISSTSACFSRITVIGSAGGIGQALAMLIKADRLVSDLVLMDIKNTDGIAADVSHIDTFSGVKAFTGADKLEQSLECSNLVVVAAGVARTDKTTTRAALFDANKDLIYQITALKAKICPEAILAIITNPVNALVPLAAETLKQLNSYDPKKLFGVTKLDTMRARTFIGEHLLVDPAKVKVNVIGGHSSNTIIPLISTATPKVQGDCEELSVIYERIRCAGAAVVKAKGGKESAQLSMAYVAATFCNSLLKAMEGKSGVVDVAYVESKVMPEVKFFSSNVELSKEGIKGFEALPAMSNYEKELLKKALPELKDSIEQGIKYAQSKKGQK, encoded by the coding sequence ATGCTAAGACAATTATCGAAAGTTTTGTCTGGAAATACCAACAAACGTTTTATATCCTCCACCTCTGCGTGTTTTAGTCGCATTACCGTTATCGGTTCAGCTGGTGGCATCGGTCAGGCTCTGGCCATGCTTATAAAAGCTGATCGTCTAGTTAGCGATTTAGTTTTAATGGATATTAAAAATACCGACGGCATAGCAGCTGATGTTTCACACATCGATACATTTTCGGGTGTTAAGGCATTTACGGGTGCCGATAAATTGGAACAATCTTTGGAATGTTCAAATTTGGTGGTCGTAGCAGCGGGTGTGGCTAGAACGGATAAAACTACTACTAGGGCTGCTTTATTTGATGCCAATAAGGATTTGATATATCAGATAACAGCACTTAAAGCTAAAATCTGTCCAGAGGCCATATTGGCTATTATAACAAATCCAGTTAATGCTTTAGTGCCATTGGCGGCCGAAACTTTAAAGCAATTGAATTCCTATGATCCCAAGAAATTATTTGGTGTTACTAAACTAGATACCATGAGAGCACGCACCTTTATAGGGGAACATTTATTGGTAGATCCCGCAAAAGTTAAGGTTAATGTTATAGGAGGCCACTCTAGTAATACCATTATACCCTTAATATCCACAGCTACTCCCAAGGTACAGGGAGATTGTGAAGAATTATCggttatatatgaacgtataaGATGTGCTGGAGCTGCTGTGGTTAAGGCTAAAGGGGGCAAAGAATCGGCTCAACTTTCAATGGCCTATGTGGCGGCGACTTTTTGTAATTCCCTATTAAAGGCCATGGAGGGTAAATCGGGTGTGGTGGATGTGGCTTATGTCGAATCTAAGGTAATGCCTGAAGTTAAATTTTTCTCCTCTAATGTTGAGTTGAGTAAAGAGGGTATAAAGGGATTCGAAGCATTGCCTGCCATGAGCAACTATGAAAAGGAGTTATTGAAGAAAGCCTTACCGGAGTTAAAGGACAGCATAGAGCAGGGTATTAAATACGCTCAAAGTAAAAAGGGGCAGAAATGA
- the LOC111677171 gene encoding malate dehydrogenase, mitochondrial-like, translated as MWSSLRRLTHTSAPLEMCKICILGADGGIGRHLALKLKLNKNITDLALYDMADTKGVREDLSHIDTMTQVFAYSGEKALVESLKCSNIVVVLAGQAHSPKFSSREAMFGANAELMINFMKATVEACPHSMPFIHIVTNPVNALVPLCAEYLKDVGYYNPKKLIGSSSVDTMRARTFLGQVVGCDPSKLIVPVVGGHSAGSITPLVSQSKPRFELDKKVQQQLEDRIVHGAGEVVKAKKTQGAAQLAMGHCVANFCDSICRAINGEKNVVEVGYVPADVNELEFFACNFTVDKEGITECHRLPPMSEYETELFCKAVKDVQNNITTAKEFYKKYKAEKCK; from the coding sequence ATGTGGAGTTCTTTGCGCAGATTAACTCATACCAGCGCCCCTTTGGAAATGTGTAAAATTTGCATATTGGGAGCCGATGGTGGTATCGGCCGACATTTGGCtcttaaactaaaactaaataaaaatataaccgATTTAGCATTGTACGATATGGCAGACACAAAAGGCGTTCGAGAAGATTTATCTCATATTGACACCATGACCCAAGTATTTGCCTATAGCGGTGAGAAAGCTTTAGTGGAATCTTTGAAATGCAGTAATATAGTGGTGGTATTGGCGGGACAAGCTCATTCTCCTAAATTTAGTTCGAGAGAAGCCATGTTTGGAGCCAATGCTGAGCTAATGATTAACTTTATGAAGGCTACTGTGGAGGCATGTCCCCATAGCATGCCATTTATACATATAGTCACCAATCCGGTGAATGCTTTAGTGCCTTTATGTGCAGAGTACTTAAAAGATGTGGGTTATTATAATCCTAAAAAGCTAATAGGTTCTTCTTCGGTAGATACTATGCGGGCACGTACTTTTCTGGGCCAGGTAGTGGGTTGTGATCCCTCAAAACTTATAGTGCCTGTTGTGGGCGGACACTCTGCGGGTAGTATTACCCCCTTGGTTTCACAAAGTAAACCCCGTTTCGAATTGGATAAAAAGGTTCAGCAGCAATTAGAAGATCGTATAGTTCATGGTGCCGGTGAAGTGGTTAAGGCTAAGAAAACTCAAGGCGCTGCTCAACTGGCTATGGGTCATTGTGTGGCGAATTTTTGTGATTCTATATGTCGTGCTATAAATGGTGAAAAGAATGTAGTAGAAGTGGGTTATGTGCCAGCAGATGTTAATGAGTTGGAATTTTTTGCCTGCAATTTTACGGTGGATAAAGAGGGGATTACAGAGTGTCATCGATTGCCTCCTATGTCGGAATATGAAACCGAGTTATTTTGTAAAGCGGTAAAGgatgttcaaaataatattactaCGGCGAAAGAGTTTTACAAGAAATATAAAGCAGAGAAGTGTAAATAA